GAAAAATATTATCAGTCCTACCGCGACCTGCGTCTGGGTAAGCTAGCCTTAGTTCGTGGTCAAGTTCTGTCCGCGGCTGTAATTCGTGTTACCCAACCTGCTGCTGCTCGTCAGGCCGTGATACAACTTTTACAAGAAGCGAATCGCAACGCCAACCTGGAATTAAGTGAGCCTGGTGCAAATCCTGCCAATGTAGAATTACTGCGTGTGACCCAGGATAGAGTTGATCAATTAAGCAAGCAGATTGGCGATGGTAAAGAATACGTCGTGCGAATTTTCTCTGCTGGTAATTACGTCAGGGGAGAAAAGCAGATAGAATTTTTCGCCGATACAGCCCAGAATCAACTGGTTTTTTCGGGAGGCGCGGTGCTAGCCACGACTACTGCTGATTCCAAGACTATGACATCTTATCAGTTACAGCAGCGGCTAGAAATACTGATTTCTGCTTCCCAATTTCGTGCCCGTAATGCCGGAATTGTCGAAAATGTGCAAGTAGAGGGGACTTTTCTGCGTTTTGTCAGCCAATTAAGACAGTATAATCAACTCTTGGAGATCAAAGCGATCGCAGCAGAGGATACTTATACAGCCGGGCCATTGAGAGTAAAATTGGTGGCAATAGTCAACGGAAAAATTATTTTTAGTACTTAAAAAATTATTTGCACGCTGTTATTAGTAAGATTTAAACATATTGAACAACAGCCAGAATAGTTGCTGTAGCTGCATTTTTATTTAGCAGACACTACGCATAGCAAGATCCCTGTAAGGGTACATTTCTAATTTTTAATTTTTAATTTATTATGAATTTCCGCGAATTTTCAGCAACGCAGCCAGTCATATTGGGGTTTGATCCAGGTCGAGATAAGTGTGGTTTAGCGGTGATGGGACTCGATCGGCAACTGTATTATCATCAAGTCGTGCTAGCAAAAGAGGCGATCGCTAGCATCGAGACATTGCGTCAAAAGTTTCCGATCTCTTTGATGGTCATGGGCGACCAAACTACAGCCAAACAGTGGAGACAGAAATTATATCAAGAATTGACAGAACCGTTGAGTATTATTTTAGTGGATGAGCGCTACACAACCTTAGAAGCACGCGATCGCTATTGGCAAATGTTCCCGCCCAAAGGGCTAATCAAGCTATTACCACAGGGTCTACGACAGCCTCCAAGACCCATAGATGACATCGTTGCCATCCTCTTAATCGAAAGATACTTAAATCGCCTCACAGAATCAACACTAAGCAGTCAGGAGTGAGGCATTAGATCATTAACTCCTAACTCCTAACTCCTAACTCCTAACTCCTAACTCCTAACTCCTAACTTTTAAAGTTCCGCCCGAATCGTAAAAGCATAGTCTCCTCCAGGCTCTAGCTGATAATCTTGTTGCTCCAAAAATCGACCGAGGGGTTCTTTGATTAAGGCGCGGCCTTGGGAAGGCTTGACGGCAAGTTCTCCCCGGCGAAAATGCCACTGGAAATGCCACTCAAACTCACCCGCATTCACTTCGCCTTCTAGGAAGCCGTGTTGCCAGGATTGGCGGGTAATTCTGACATGGGCAATGGTTTCTGGCAGACGTTTTGCACTCACAATGCTTTATGTCAAGTGTGGAATAACAGCCGATGATGTAGGCTACTTATTTTATTTACCAAACATATCTTAATTAGACAAACTGACAAAGTGGGTATTTGTAGTTGACTAGGTTGTGTTTATAAGTAAGATGACTTCAGCATCTTGAAGTTGCATCACCAATAGCGTAAGCAAGCTAGGCGTAGCGTCTTCTAGAGAAGCATTAGCGAGTTTTACTTCGAGGGTCATAGTTCGTCATAGAGATTGGAAAATAAATCAAACAAGAAATGCTAATTTTTTCGTTGCTTCTAGCGATCGCATTTTAACTACTGGTATATTTCAGGAATCGTTCTCTAGCTTAAATACCAAAATTAGCAGCGTCCAACACTCCTGTCAGAATTGTGTCACAGAAAGTCTTTATTGCGAAGCCCACAGTATATTTATGTCGCAAGATAGCTGTTTTTTGAATCTATATGTACTCCAAATGTTGGGCAAAAGTACCTGAAGCATACAATAAATTAGAAACTACAGATAAAAAGGTTTCGTGAATTACCCATAGACGCTTGTACGATCGGACAGTATTACAAGAACAACTACGTCAAACAGCAACGCCTAGAAAAACAGAGTGAATGTCTTGTGGAGTCTTCAGAATAAACGAAACAAGCGGCTTTTTATAACTTAGTAGTGCTAAGTGCATTTTCATAAAAAATTTTATAAATTTTGGTATGTTATTTTGGTTTTTCTGCCTAAATATTTTGTCAATAACGATTTAGATATAACTATGATTTATTACTATTTCTGTGATGAGAAATCCCTAACTCAAGTAAGATGTGCGTTCACTCTTAAAATCGATATTATATTTATTAAATGTAAATTTTAGTTTACGTAATGAGGTAAGTAATGGCAATTCAATTGAAAGTTCCAGATATTAAAGGTGATGAGTGCGCCAAGAAAATAACTAAATCTATTCTGACTATGGAGTCTGATGCCAAAGTAGATGTAAACGTTGATACTAAAACTGTAACTGTAGATGCTGCGGCTTCTGAAGAGTCAATTAAACAGATGGTTCAATCTGCTGGTTATACTATAGAGGGTTATTAATTAAATTTCTAAATTTTCTAATAAATTTAGAGAAAATAATTTAACCAGCACAATTAATTAATGATATTTACGTCCGTTTTCCGGGCGTAAATATTAATAAGTTAGTCTACTTGATTGCAACTATTTCTCCTCTGAGAGCATGGCAAAAGGATATAAATATTGGTAGACATCAATAAAAATTAAATTCACTTATCCTCAAGTCTAAGTACTAGGGAGGATTTCTAATGAATAACTAGCTGATAGATAATTGGGACAGAAAACTATAGCTAAAAGCATGGAAACCAAACAGCTAGGAAAAACTGGTATATTTGTAAGTGCGATTGGTTTGGGTGGTATGCCCATGTCAATTTCTAATCGTCCTCCCGAATCGGAATCAATCCAAGTTATTCATCGTGCTTTGGATTTGGGTATTACATTTATTGACACTGCGGACTCTTACTGCAAAGATGAGTCAGAAAAGCATCACAATGAGCAGCTGATTCACAAGGCACTTAGTAATTACAAAGGCGATCTTAGCCAAGTGATTGTAGCAACGAAGGGCGGATTGATGCGTCCCGATGGCAACTGGACAAGCAACGGCAATCCAGAACATTTGCGCCAAACAATTCGCGACAGTTTTGAAGCGTTGGGTGGTGCTAAACCCATCGATGTTTGGCAATACCATTCTCCCGATACTAATTACACCATTGAAGAATCCCTTGCGCCAGTTAAAGAAGCAGTAGAGGCTGGTTTGATTCGGTTTGTGGGAGTTTCTAACTTTTCTGTTGAACAAATTAAGCGGGCGCGCGATGTGGTGGATATTGTCTCGGTGCAGAATCAATACAGCCCTTGGCAACGACAGCCAGAAAATGATGGCGTATTAAAATATTGCGAACAGCAAGGATTGACTTTTTTACCTTGGAGTCCCTTTGGTGGTAGGCGTCGCCATCAGGGATTGCAAGATATTCCTGCGATCGCTAAATTAGCTAAAGAAAAAGGCGTGTCAGTGTACAATATCGTTCTGGCATGGTTGCGTTCCAAATCGCCCGTTATTTTGCCAATTCCTGGCGCTAGCAAGGTCTCTAGCATTGAAGACTCAGCACAAGCTATAAATGTGAAACTATCTGATGAAGAAGTGCAAAAAATTGATGGGGCAACTTAATAATTCATTAACTAACGTAGATTTAATGAAAGTTGCCAAAAATTAACGGGCCACGTTTAGTTAGTTTAAGACAGGGTAATCAATAATTTAAAATTCCAAGCCAACAGACTTTTAAAGAACTTTATCAACCCGGTTTATTAAAAAAACCGGGTTTTTTATAAAGTATGCTATTCCTTAAATGAAACTTGATGTAGTATTGCCATGTAAGTAATTCATCGAAAATTTATGCAGCCAAATTCTCTAACCACTAGGTCAAAGCAGATGATAAATTTGTTTGTTTTTTTGCTACTGGTTTCCTCATTTTGCTGGCAAAATTCAGTGAAGGTTCAGGCTCAGTCAAATATGCAACTTCTGCCGTTTTTTGATAATGTCGATAACCCCGTTCCTGTTCGCTTTCCCGCAGGGCAACAGGTAGATATCACGCCACCTCCACCGCTGCTCAATCCTTTTGACAAAGCTATACTAAAACTCTGCGGCCCTATTGGTACAAGAGTTAGTCCTAATAATTTTAAACAATTGTTATCTTATTACCCAGATGTCTTGCAGAAAATTCAGCAAGTTAGCGGCGGTGAGCTGCGTCCTGGACGTAGGAATAAGGCACAATTCCTTGAAGATTTAACAAATATTTGGTTCCAACGTCAGGGATTTGAACATATATTTTGTGGCGAAATATATAACACCAAAGATATTGGTGGCTTGCATTTTTACGGCAGATATTTACAGTTACAAAATGAAGGCATAGGCGGACGTTTGCCAAATAATCAAGGACGAGAGGAAGTTATTTCTAATGTAATTTATACAATGGGTGTAGTAATTAAACAGAAAAATCGTACAGTAACAGATGTCATTAAAGGCTATGGCTATCTCAGTAATGCCGAAGAAATGCTTTTAGATGCCACCAAAATATTTAAACTCCAAGGTAATAATCAGGGAGCATGTATTTATAATGTACGTGACCAAGAAACGGGAAAATCCTTCCCTACAGTTTTTGTAAGTAAAGAAAAAGCGATCG
This portion of the Nostoc sp. GT001 genome encodes:
- a CDS encoding pre-16S rRNA-processing nuclease YqgF; protein product: MNFREFSATQPVILGFDPGRDKCGLAVMGLDRQLYYHQVVLAKEAIASIETLRQKFPISLMVMGDQTTAKQWRQKLYQELTEPLSIILVDERYTTLEARDRYWQMFPPKGLIKLLPQGLRQPPRPIDDIVAILLIERYLNRLTESTLSSQE
- a CDS encoding DUF3146 family protein — translated: MSAKRLPETIAHVRITRQSWQHGFLEGEVNAGEFEWHFQWHFRRGELAVKPSQGRALIKEPLGRFLEQQDYQLEPGGDYAFTIRAEL
- a CDS encoding heavy-metal-associated domain-containing protein, which gives rise to MAIQLKVPDIKGDECAKKITKSILTMESDAKVDVNVDTKTVTVDAAASEESIKQMVQSAGYTIEGY
- a CDS encoding aldo/keto reductase, whose amino-acid sequence is METKQLGKTGIFVSAIGLGGMPMSISNRPPESESIQVIHRALDLGITFIDTADSYCKDESEKHHNEQLIHKALSNYKGDLSQVIVATKGGLMRPDGNWTSNGNPEHLRQTIRDSFEALGGAKPIDVWQYHSPDTNYTIEESLAPVKEAVEAGLIRFVGVSNFSVEQIKRARDVVDIVSVQNQYSPWQRQPENDGVLKYCEQQGLTFLPWSPFGGRRRHQGLQDIPAIAKLAKEKGVSVYNIVLAWLRSKSPVILPIPGASKVSSIEDSAQAINVKLSDEEVQKIDGAT
- a CDS encoding EndoU domain-containing protein, which codes for MINLFVFLLLVSSFCWQNSVKVQAQSNMQLLPFFDNVDNPVPVRFPAGQQVDITPPPPLLNPFDKAILKLCGPIGTRVSPNNFKQLLSYYPDVLQKIQQVSGGELRPGRRNKAQFLEDLTNIWFQRQGFEHIFCGEIYNTKDIGGLHFYGRYLQLQNEGIGGRLPNNQGREEVISNVIYTMGVVIKQKNRTVTDVIKGYGYLSNAEEMLLDATKIFKLQGNNQGACIYNVRDQETGKSFPTVFVSKEKAIVTYYPDATPQGAKCKS